A window from Caulobacter sp. X encodes these proteins:
- a CDS encoding MAPEG family protein, with the protein MAFELQMLGVAVLIGLVHLLAAALAGAGQRGLKWSAGPRDERLEVDGVAARLERAFANFRESFPLFAVAVLVAYLGGRFGTLTLVGSGLYVGGRIAFLPLYALGVPWVRSIAWCVSFTGIILTLLALVV; encoded by the coding sequence ATGGCGTTCGAACTTCAGATGCTGGGCGTGGCGGTCCTGATCGGCCTCGTCCACCTGCTGGCCGCGGCCCTCGCGGGCGCCGGCCAGCGGGGCCTGAAGTGGAGCGCCGGTCCGCGCGACGAACGCCTTGAGGTCGACGGCGTCGCCGCGCGGCTGGAGCGGGCGTTCGCCAATTTCCGTGAAAGCTTCCCGCTGTTCGCGGTCGCCGTGCTGGTCGCCTATCTGGGCGGCCGGTTCGGAACGCTGACCTTAGTCGGTTCCGGCCTCTATGTCGGCGGCCGCATCGCCTTCCTGCCGCTCTATGCGCTGGGCGTGCCCTGGGTGCGCAGCATCGCTTGGTGTGTCTCCTTCACCGGGATCATCCTCACCCTTCTGGCCCTGGTCGTCTGA
- the guaA gene encoding glutamine-hydrolyzing GMP synthase, which produces MTPEPNHQRVLIVDFGSQVTQLIARRVREAGVYCEIHPFDKAEAIVDEYKPSAIILSGGPASVLESDSPRIGRKLFDLGLPMLAICYGQQLLCDVLGGKVEGGHAGEFGRAELTVGKVSPLFQGLAGVGELETVWMSHGDRVTAIPDGFEVIATSTGAPFAAIANDKKKIYALQFHPEVYHTVNGAKMYRNFLFNIAGLKGDWTMAAFRQEMVQKIRDQVGTGKVICGLSGGVDSSVAAVLIHEAIGDQLTCVFVDTGLLRKNEADQVVTLFRDHYNIPLVHVDAGDLFLGELAGVSDPETKRKTIGKLFIDVFDKEAAKIDGAEFLAQGTLYPDVVESVSARGGPSAVIKSHHNVGGLPDYMKLKLVEPLRELFKDEVRALGVELGLAPAFVGRHPFPGPGLAIRIPGEITPEKVKVLQDADAIYLEEIRNAGLYDKIWQAFAVLLPVKTVGVMGDARTYENVLALRAVTSTDGMTADFFEFPWPVLGKTATRIINEVRGVNRVVYDVTSKPPGTIEWE; this is translated from the coding sequence ATGACCCCCGAACCGAACCACCAGCGCGTCCTGATCGTCGACTTCGGCAGCCAGGTGACCCAGCTGATCGCCCGGCGCGTGCGCGAGGCCGGCGTCTATTGCGAGATCCATCCGTTCGACAAGGCCGAAGCCATCGTCGACGAGTACAAGCCCAGCGCCATCATCCTGTCGGGCGGTCCGGCCAGCGTGCTGGAGTCCGACAGTCCGCGCATCGGCCGCAAACTGTTCGACCTTGGCTTGCCGATGCTGGCGATCTGCTATGGCCAGCAACTGCTGTGCGACGTGCTGGGCGGCAAGGTCGAGGGCGGCCACGCCGGCGAGTTCGGCCGCGCCGAGCTGACGGTCGGCAAGGTCAGCCCGCTGTTCCAAGGCTTGGCCGGCGTCGGCGAGCTGGAAACCGTCTGGATGAGCCATGGCGACCGCGTCACTGCGATCCCCGACGGCTTCGAGGTCATCGCCACCTCGACCGGCGCGCCGTTCGCGGCCATCGCCAACGACAAGAAGAAGATCTACGCCCTGCAGTTCCACCCCGAGGTGTACCACACCGTCAACGGGGCCAAGATGTACCGGAACTTCCTGTTCAACATAGCCGGCCTGAAGGGCGACTGGACCATGGCGGCCTTCCGTCAGGAGATGGTCCAGAAGATCCGCGATCAGGTCGGGACCGGCAAGGTGATCTGCGGCCTGTCGGGCGGCGTCGACAGCTCCGTGGCCGCCGTCCTGATCCACGAGGCGATCGGCGACCAGCTGACCTGCGTGTTCGTCGACACCGGCCTGCTGCGCAAGAACGAGGCCGACCAGGTCGTCACCCTGTTCCGCGACCACTACAACATCCCGTTGGTCCACGTGGACGCCGGCGATCTGTTCCTGGGCGAGCTGGCCGGCGTCAGCGATCCGGAGACCAAGCGCAAGACGATCGGCAAGCTCTTCATCGACGTCTTCGACAAGGAAGCCGCCAAGATCGACGGCGCCGAGTTCTTGGCGCAGGGCACGCTCTATCCCGACGTCGTCGAGAGCGTCTCGGCGCGCGGCGGTCCCTCGGCGGTGATCAAGAGCCACCACAATGTCGGCGGCCTGCCGGACTACATGAAGCTCAAGCTGGTCGAGCCGCTGCGCGAACTGTTCAAGGACGAAGTCCGCGCTCTGGGCGTCGAGCTGGGCCTGGCGCCGGCCTTCGTCGGCCGTCACCCGTTCCCGGGGCCGGGCCTGGCCATCCGCATCCCCGGCGAGATCACGCCCGAAAAGGTCAAGGTCCTGCAGGACGCCGACGCCATCTATCTGGAGGAGATCCGCAACGCCGGCCTCTACGACAAGATCTGGCAGGCCTTCGCCGTGCTGCTCCCGGTCAAGACCGTCGGCGTGATGGGCGACGCCCGCACCTACGAGAACGTGTTGGCTCTGCGCGCGGTGACCTCGACCGACGGCATGACCGCCGACTTCTTCGAGTTCCCCTGGCCGGTGCTCGGCAAGACCGCGACGCGGATCATCAACGAGGTTCGCGGCGTCAACCGCGTGGTCTACGACGTGACGTCCAAGCCGCCGGGCACGATCGAGTGGGAGTGA
- a CDS encoding TrkA family potassium uptake protein, translating to MSDRGGVIGGLVAKPFRNLGIAVGFVLLVAACAMVGYMQAGWSFGDALYMVTLTIFTVGYGEVRPIDTDYLHAVTMATMVFGCTGVIIVTGSLVQALTQSQLEQFFGKRVERDIDRLDGHIIICGFGRIGLMLAGELASVGETFVIVERDEGRCQEARELGYLCRHADATDEDVLRTLHVERAKVLATVLPDDAANVFITLSARSLNPKIEIIARGERPTTERKLMQAGADRVVMPAHIGAERIAEMILYPRLAHFLRGSEPKGDGTDEGLAKLGLDLRVITAPPNLGARKATVRELERRSGAVLVVRIERADGTVIESPSPNELIRTGDALAVVSKSGSLSLDGLAD from the coding sequence GTGAGCGACCGGGGGGGCGTCATCGGAGGACTGGTCGCCAAGCCGTTCAGGAACTTGGGGATCGCGGTCGGCTTCGTCCTGCTAGTCGCCGCCTGCGCCATGGTTGGCTACATGCAAGCCGGCTGGTCGTTCGGCGACGCGCTCTACATGGTCACCCTGACCATCTTCACGGTCGGCTATGGCGAAGTCCGGCCGATCGATACCGACTACTTGCACGCTGTCACCATGGCCACGATGGTGTTCGGGTGCACGGGCGTCATCATCGTCACCGGTTCGCTGGTGCAGGCGCTGACCCAGTCTCAACTCGAACAGTTTTTTGGAAAGCGCGTGGAACGCGACATCGACCGGCTGGACGGCCACATCATCATCTGCGGCTTTGGCCGCATCGGGCTCATGCTGGCCGGCGAGCTGGCCTCCGTAGGCGAGACCTTCGTCATCGTCGAACGGGACGAGGGGCGCTGCCAGGAAGCGAGGGAGCTTGGCTATCTGTGCCGCCACGCCGACGCCACCGACGAGGACGTCCTGCGAACCCTGCATGTCGAACGCGCCAAGGTGCTGGCGACCGTTCTGCCGGACGACGCCGCCAACGTCTTCATCACGCTGTCAGCCCGCAGCCTTAATCCCAAGATCGAGATCATCGCCCGCGGCGAGCGCCCGACGACCGAGCGCAAGCTGATGCAGGCCGGCGCCGACCGCGTGGTCATGCCGGCCCACATCGGGGCCGAGCGCATCGCCGAAATGATCCTCTACCCGCGTCTGGCCCATTTCCTGCGCGGCTCCGAGCCAAAGGGCGACGGCACCGATGAAGGGTTGGCCAAGCTGGGCCTCGACCTGCGGGTCATCACCGCGCCCCCGAACCTTGGCGCCCGGAAGGCTACCGTACGGGAACTTGAGCGGCGCAGCGGCGCCGTGCTGGTCGTGCGGATTGAGCGGGCCGATGGGACCGTGATCGAGAGCCCGTCTCCCAACGAGCTCATCAGGACCGGCGACGCCCTCGCGGTGGTTTCCAAGTCCGGCAGCTTGAGCCTGGATGGCCTCGCGGACTGA
- a CDS encoding RlmE family RNA methyltransferase: MSEDPPRRRMVKPPSGGSEGGRGKPARLKTAYGRTPSQQAWLERQINDPFSAKARALGYRSRAAFKISEIDDKFHFFRKGAKVIDLGCAPGGWLQIAVERGVTNLAGIDLLPVDPVAPAHILEMDFTADGAPEKLMELLGGEPDLVMSDMAPNTVGHRETDHLRIVGLIEIAAEFAVDVLKPGGAFVAKAFQGGETAEIIGKLKRHFTKVQHFKPKASRQDSSEVFLVATGFKGR, from the coding sequence ATGAGCGAAGATCCTCCCCGCCGCCGCATGGTCAAGCCGCCCTCGGGCGGCTCCGAAGGCGGGCGCGGCAAGCCGGCGCGCCTGAAGACGGCTTATGGCCGCACGCCCAGCCAACAGGCCTGGCTGGAGCGCCAGATCAACGACCCCTTCTCGGCCAAGGCTCGGGCCCTGGGCTATCGCAGCCGGGCGGCGTTCAAGATCAGCGAGATCGACGACAAGTTCCATTTCTTCCGCAAGGGCGCGAAGGTCATCGATCTGGGCTGCGCGCCGGGCGGCTGGCTGCAGATCGCCGTCGAACGGGGCGTGACGAACCTGGCGGGCATTGACCTCCTGCCCGTCGATCCCGTGGCGCCGGCCCATATCCTGGAGATGGACTTCACGGCCGACGGCGCGCCCGAGAAGCTGATGGAGTTGCTGGGCGGCGAGCCGGACCTCGTGATGTCGGACATGGCGCCCAACACCGTAGGCCATCGTGAAACCGACCACCTGCGGATCGTCGGCCTGATCGAGATCGCCGCCGAATTCGCCGTGGACGTGCTCAAGCCCGGCGGCGCCTTCGTCGCCAAGGCTTTCCAGGGGGGCGAGACCGCCGAGATCATCGGCAAGCTCAAGCGGCACTTCACCAAGGTGCAGCACTTCAAGCCGAAGGCCAGCCGACAGGACAGTTCGGAGGTCTTCCTCGTCGCGACGGGGTTCAAGGGGCGGTGA
- the hspQ gene encoding heat shock protein HspQ → MNSRLAKFAIGQVVRHRIFPFRGVVFDVDPVFANTEEWWQSIPEEIRPTKDQPFYHLLAENEDNSYVAYVSEQNLLPDDSGEPVGHPQTAVIFESFDHGQYKLRPRISH, encoded by the coding sequence ATGAATTCGAGACTCGCCAAGTTCGCGATCGGCCAAGTCGTCCGTCACCGCATCTTTCCGTTCCGGGGTGTGGTGTTCGACGTCGACCCGGTGTTCGCCAATACGGAGGAGTGGTGGCAGTCGATCCCCGAAGAGATCCGGCCCACCAAGGACCAACCGTTCTACCACCTGCTGGCCGAGAACGAGGACAACAGCTACGTCGCCTATGTCTCCGAGCAGAACCTGCTGCCCGACGACAGCGGCGAGCCGGTCGGCCATCCGCAGACCGCGGTGATCTTCGAGTCGTTCGACCACGGCCAGTACAAGCTTCGGCCTCGAATCTCGCACTAG
- a CDS encoding AraC family transcriptional regulator has protein sequence MLDRTAKAIMSPSAPMRHLRDAFRRPRRLLEGASLATDSWPLPPLISVEDAVQLVEDILEQHDPRDVMDAYARAFPLGLTPGIAIGATYAPTIGHAIDHIARYASRETGLDRIQLHRGDGLTFLVLSQHGDLRRLGMLEAEVGLGWIAERLRQMRPSSSQAVSFDFRHAPIGDPARYDNRFGCHVNFRQEINALSFPTSWERINNPVGELDLFQLAKSRCERDIAVAQRMDSYGLMRMRVAEFIAATGRPPKLKELALQQGCSQRTVMRRLSVAGTNFQDLVDSIQMRRASEMLESLGASVEAAAERLGYSDASSFRRSFHRWFGVNPGEWRRGGRSPDRPAS, from the coding sequence ATGCTGGACCGGACTGCCAAAGCAATCATGTCGCCGTCCGCGCCAATGCGGCATCTTCGCGATGCGTTCCGGCGCCCGCGAAGACTTCTAGAGGGCGCGTCGCTCGCCACAGACAGTTGGCCGTTGCCACCGCTTATCTCGGTCGAGGACGCGGTCCAGCTGGTCGAGGACATACTCGAGCAGCACGATCCTCGTGACGTCATGGACGCGTATGCGAGGGCTTTTCCCCTCGGCCTTACGCCGGGGATCGCGATCGGCGCGACCTACGCGCCGACCATCGGCCACGCCATAGATCACATCGCGCGGTACGCCAGCCGCGAGACCGGGCTTGATAGGATACAGCTTCATCGCGGCGACGGCCTGACCTTCTTGGTTCTCAGTCAGCACGGCGACCTCCGGCGGCTCGGGATGCTCGAGGCGGAGGTCGGTCTGGGGTGGATCGCCGAGAGGCTCCGCCAAATGCGCCCGAGCTCATCCCAAGCCGTGTCCTTTGATTTTCGGCACGCGCCGATAGGCGACCCCGCGAGATACGACAATCGCTTTGGCTGTCACGTGAACTTCCGCCAAGAGATCAACGCATTGAGCTTTCCGACTTCTTGGGAGCGGATCAATAATCCGGTCGGCGAGCTCGACCTCTTCCAGCTCGCGAAAAGCCGCTGTGAGCGAGATATCGCCGTCGCCCAGAGAATGGACAGCTACGGTTTGATGCGAATGCGAGTCGCTGAGTTCATCGCCGCGACTGGGCGGCCGCCCAAGCTCAAGGAGTTGGCGCTGCAGCAGGGCTGCTCGCAACGCACCGTCATGCGCCGCCTCAGCGTCGCGGGGACGAACTTCCAGGATCTCGTGGACTCCATCCAGATGAGGCGGGCCTCCGAAATGCTCGAGTCCTTAGGCGCTTCGGTCGAGGCGGCGGCGGAACGGCTGGGATACTCGGACGCGTCGAGTTTCCGTCGCAGCTTCCACAGATGGTTTGGCGTCAATCCAGGCGAGTGGCGGCGCGGGGGGCGGTCGCCAGACCGACCGGCGTCTTAA
- the phhA gene encoding phenylalanine 4-monooxygenase — MSGEGFNSAPPPGANQDWTIDQGWEAYSQAEHDVWITLYERQAQMLHGRVCDEFLRGLDALDLHRAGIPDFHRINEELQRLTGWSVVAVPGLVPDDVFFDHLANRRFPAGQFIRKPHELDYLQEPDIFHDVFGHVPMLTDPTFADYMQAYGEGGRRALGLGRLSNLARLYWYTVEFGLMNTPAGLRIYGAGIVSSRSESIFALDDPSPNRISFELERVMRTLYRIDDFQQVYFVIDSIQTLQEVTLRDFGALYERLAGASHIGVAEIIPGDAVITRGTQAYARAGGRLASASAG; from the coding sequence ATGAGCGGAGAAGGCTTCAACAGCGCGCCCCCGCCGGGAGCGAACCAGGATTGGACGATCGATCAGGGCTGGGAGGCCTATTCCCAGGCCGAGCACGACGTCTGGATCACCCTTTACGAGCGCCAGGCCCAGATGCTGCACGGCCGGGTCTGCGACGAATTCCTGCGCGGCCTGGACGCGCTGGACCTGCATCGCGCCGGCATCCCGGACTTTCACCGCATCAACGAGGAGCTCCAGCGCCTGACGGGCTGGAGCGTGGTGGCGGTGCCGGGTTTGGTGCCGGACGACGTGTTCTTCGACCACCTCGCCAACCGCCGCTTCCCGGCCGGCCAGTTCATCCGCAAGCCGCACGAGTTGGACTATCTGCAAGAGCCGGACATCTTCCACGACGTCTTCGGCCACGTGCCGATGCTGACCGACCCCACCTTCGCCGACTACATGCAGGCCTATGGCGAGGGCGGCCGACGGGCCCTTGGCCTGGGACGCCTGTCCAATCTCGCGCGGCTTTACTGGTACACGGTGGAGTTCGGCCTGATGAACACGCCAGCGGGCCTTCGGATCTACGGCGCCGGCATCGTGTCCTCGCGGTCGGAATCGATCTTCGCCCTCGATGACCCCTCCCCCAACCGCATCAGCTTCGAGCTCGAGCGGGTGATGCGTACGCTCTATCGGATCGACGACTTCCAGCAGGTCTATTTCGTGATCGACTCGATCCAGACCCTGCAGGAGGTGACCCTGCGAGACTTCGGCGCGCTCTATGAGCGCCTGGCCGGCGCGAGCCACATCGGCGTCGCCGAGATCATTCCCGGCGACGCCGTGATCACCCGTGGCACCCAAGCCTACGCCAGGGCCGGCGGCCGGCTGGCCAGCGCCTCGGCCGGCTGA
- a CDS encoding Ppx/GppA phosphatase family protein yields MSEAPRAPGAPSGRRRRSPEESPCYAALDLGTNNCRLLVATPSPRGFRVVEAYSRIVRLGEGLSQSGRLSEAAMDRSLAALKVCAEKIRRRKAVRVKAVATQACRGATNGPDFVRRVHEETGLRLQIISPREEAQLSVAGCMSLFDREQDAALVVDVGGGSTELSWVDLKGGGLDARPRQFAAWKLPIKAWLSIPVGVVTLAERFPEGEIATEAWFRAMVDDVKARIEGFPHAEPMRRIFAEGRAHLVGTSGAITSLAGLYLGLPRYDRNVVDGLWMRRDDCDAAAERLLSLTSAERAQEPCIGADRADLVLAGAAILQAVQELWPCSRVRVADRGLREGLLMSLMSDQQKRPRRRRRGGASKKPVSA; encoded by the coding sequence ATGTCGGAGGCGCCGCGCGCGCCCGGCGCCCCATCAGGTCGGCGCCGGCGGTCGCCGGAGGAGTCGCCGTGTTATGCGGCGCTCGATCTCGGGACCAACAACTGCCGCCTTCTGGTGGCGACGCCTTCGCCGCGCGGTTTCCGCGTCGTCGAGGCCTATTCCCGTATTGTCAGGCTGGGCGAGGGGCTGTCGCAGAGCGGTCGGCTGTCCGAGGCGGCCATGGATCGCTCTCTAGCGGCCCTGAAGGTCTGCGCCGAGAAGATCCGCCGGCGAAAGGCCGTGCGGGTGAAGGCCGTGGCCACCCAGGCTTGCCGGGGTGCGACCAATGGTCCCGACTTCGTGCGTCGCGTCCATGAAGAGACCGGTCTCAGGCTCCAGATCATCAGCCCTCGCGAGGAAGCCCAGCTTTCGGTCGCGGGCTGCATGAGCCTGTTCGACCGCGAGCAGGATGCGGCTCTGGTCGTCGATGTCGGCGGCGGCTCCACCGAGCTGTCTTGGGTTGACCTGAAGGGCGGGGGACTGGACGCCCGTCCTCGCCAGTTCGCCGCCTGGAAGCTGCCGATCAAGGCGTGGCTGTCGATCCCTGTCGGTGTCGTGACCTTGGCTGAGCGTTTCCCCGAAGGCGAGATCGCCACGGAGGCCTGGTTCCGGGCCATGGTCGACGATGTGAAGGCGCGGATCGAGGGCTTCCCGCACGCCGAGCCGATGCGGCGGATTTTCGCGGAGGGGCGGGCGCATCTGGTCGGAACCTCCGGCGCGATCACCAGCTTGGCGGGTCTGTACCTGGGTCTGCCGCGCTACGATCGCAACGTGGTCGACGGGCTGTGGATGCGGCGCGATGATTGCGATGCGGCGGCCGAACGCTTGTTGTCGCTGACGTCCGCCGAGCGCGCCCAGGAACCTTGCATCGGCGCCGATCGGGCCGATCTGGTGCTGGCTGGCGCGGCGATCCTCCAGGCCGTGCAGGAGCTATGGCCATGTTCGCGCGTGCGTGTCGCTGACCGAGGGCTTAGAGAGGGGCTTCTGATGTCCCTGATGTCCGACCAGCAGAAGCGCCCGCGGCGGCGCCGTCGCGGTGGGGCGTCCAAGAAACCGGTGTCCGCATGA
- a CDS encoding DUF4239 domain-containing protein — MALIWLQAVGLAVALPMAVEGGYRLHHWTTRSSGTIKDDGWAPLVAGAVTLLGLLLAFTVSMATDRFEARRHLVINEANAISTTYLRARAFEGETGAAVRAAILDYANARRLAYLAGEDPSKIESVERANDRQRDRIWAATLAALREPDNAQMTTSVLQATNEMFDIAATRQASVETRVPPSILLSLVAYAIVTAILSGYGLANHGVRHAIASTLLFLMVAALITLVLDLDHPRSGVIRVSQSPLERVAISIAAAEGAR, encoded by the coding sequence ATGGCGCTGATCTGGCTGCAAGCGGTAGGGCTCGCGGTGGCCCTGCCCATGGCTGTCGAGGGCGGCTATCGCCTGCATCACTGGACCACACGCTCCTCGGGAACCATCAAAGACGACGGCTGGGCGCCCCTCGTCGCGGGCGCGGTCACCCTGCTCGGCCTCTTGCTGGCCTTCACGGTGTCGATGGCGACCGATCGCTTCGAAGCCCGGCGACATCTGGTGATCAACGAGGCGAACGCGATCTCGACGACCTACCTGCGCGCCCGCGCATTCGAGGGCGAGACCGGCGCCGCCGTGCGGGCCGCGATACTCGACTATGCCAACGCACGACGCCTGGCTTATCTGGCGGGCGAAGATCCGTCGAAGATCGAAAGCGTCGAGCGCGCCAATGATCGCCAGCGCGATCGGATCTGGGCGGCGACCCTGGCGGCGCTCCGCGAGCCTGATAACGCCCAGATGACGACCTCCGTGCTTCAGGCCACCAACGAGATGTTCGATATCGCCGCGACGCGTCAGGCCTCGGTCGAGACAAGGGTGCCGCCCTCGATCCTCCTCAGTCTCGTGGCTTACGCGATCGTCACCGCGATCCTCTCCGGCTACGGCTTGGCGAACCACGGCGTGAGACACGCCATCGCCTCGACCCTGTTATTTCTCATGGTCGCCGCCCTGATCACGCTCGTGCTGGACCTGGACCATCCGCGGTCGGGCGTCATTCGTGTCTCGCAATCGCCCCTAGAGCGCGTCGCCATCTCGATCGCCGCCGCCGAAGGCGCGAGGTAG
- a CDS encoding RsmB/NOP family class I SAM-dependent RNA methyltransferase, producing the protein MRDGGRVSAAIEVLTEIEARHFPVKMALKRWGEAARYAGSKDRAFVSGLVLDALRRKRSLGWMMGDASPRGVVLGVLAFTWAWTPERIAEAAAEEHGFGPLTEAERERLSNPVSLDGAPAPVVGDYPDWLEERLIRTLGADQTVEMRALSERAPVDLRVNTLKTDAERAAKALAPIHAAPAGILPNAFRIPAPAAADRTPSVEAVPAFSKGWFEVQDLGSQIAAAVAGEVKGKQVLDFCAGGGGKTLALAAAMGNSGQIFAHDADARRLADTIRRGQRAGVRNLQIRSPIEATPLKGLEGKIDVVFVDAPCTGAGTWRRHPDAKWRLSPDQLAKRQIEQDSVLEDAATFVKAGGRMVYVTCSLLTDENEDRVAGFLERHPEFTVKPIALPGVEQHVTPEGYLRLSPYRAGTDGFFAAVLERSTYTP; encoded by the coding sequence ATGCGGGACGGAGGACGGGTTTCAGCGGCGATCGAGGTTCTCACCGAGATCGAGGCGCGGCATTTTCCGGTGAAGATGGCGCTGAAGCGTTGGGGTGAAGCCGCGCGTTACGCCGGTTCCAAGGACCGCGCCTTCGTCTCGGGCCTGGTGCTGGACGCGCTGCGTCGCAAGCGCTCGCTGGGTTGGATGATGGGCGACGCCAGCCCGCGCGGCGTCGTGCTGGGCGTTCTGGCCTTCACCTGGGCCTGGACGCCCGAGCGGATCGCCGAGGCGGCGGCCGAGGAGCATGGCTTTGGCCCGCTGACCGAGGCCGAGCGCGAGCGCCTTTCCAATCCTGTTTCGCTAGACGGCGCTCCGGCCCCGGTGGTCGGTGACTATCCTGATTGGCTGGAAGAGCGGCTGATCCGCACCCTGGGCGCCGATCAGACCGTCGAGATGCGGGCGCTGTCCGAGCGCGCGCCGGTCGACCTGCGGGTCAACACGCTGAAGACCGACGCCGAGCGCGCCGCCAAGGCCCTGGCGCCGATCCACGCCGCGCCGGCGGGAATCCTGCCCAACGCCTTCCGAATCCCGGCGCCCGCCGCCGCCGACCGCACGCCGTCGGTCGAGGCCGTGCCGGCCTTCTCCAAGGGCTGGTTCGAGGTTCAGGATCTGGGCTCGCAGATCGCCGCCGCCGTGGCGGGCGAGGTCAAGGGCAAGCAGGTGCTGGACTTCTGCGCGGGCGGGGGCGGCAAGACCCTTGCGCTGGCCGCCGCCATGGGCAACAGCGGCCAGATCTTCGCGCACGACGCCGACGCCCGCCGCCTGGCCGACACGATCCGCCGCGGCCAGAGGGCAGGGGTCCGCAACCTGCAGATCCGCTCGCCGATCGAGGCCACGCCGCTGAAGGGCCTGGAAGGCAAGATCGACGTCGTGTTTGTCGACGCGCCCTGCACCGGCGCCGGCACCTGGCGCCGCCACCCTGACGCGAAGTGGCGTTTGTCGCCCGACCAGCTGGCCAAGCGCCAGATCGAGCAGGACAGCGTGCTTGAGGACGCCGCGACCTTCGTGAAGGCCGGCGGCCGGATGGTCTATGTCACCTGCTCGCTGCTGACCGACGAGAACGAGGACCGCGTCGCCGGTTTCCTCGAGCGCCACCCCGAATTTACCGTGAAGCCGATCGCCCTGCCGGGCGTCGAGCAGCACGTGACCCCTGAAGGCTATCTGCGCCTGTCCCCTTACCGCGCCGGGACGGACGGCTTCTTCGCCGCCGTGCTGGAGCGATCCACCTACACGCCCTGA
- the guaB gene encoding IMP dehydrogenase, with protein sequence MEIREGLTFDDVLLEPGPSDVMPTQVTTETRFTREISLNIPLVSAAMDTVTESRLAIAMAQAGGLGILHRNLTNEEQADQVREVKRYESGMVINPLTIHPDTTLAEIREIKARRKISGFPVVERGSGKLVGILTNRDMRFEGDDKVPASALMTRENLITVAEGIDHREARELLRKHKIERLIVVDDAYRAVGLITVKDIEKAQAHPLAAKDDKGRLLVGAASTVGDAGFERSMGLVDAGVDVVVIDTAHGHSSQVAQAVSRLKREANRVQIVAGNIATYDAARALIDAGADAVKVGIGPGSICTTRIVAGVGVPQLTAIMEAVRAGKEAGVPIIADGGIKYSGDLAKAIAAGASTAMMGSMFAGTEEAPGEVFLYQGRSYKSYRGMGSVGAMARGSADRYFQKEVTDSFKLVPEGIEGQTPFKGPISPVLHQLVGGLRAAMGYVGAPTIPELQKRAKFVRITGAGLRESHVHDVMITREAPNYPSAV encoded by the coding sequence ATGGAGATTCGCGAAGGGCTCACCTTCGACGACGTTTTGCTCGAACCCGGCCCGTCCGACGTCATGCCTACCCAGGTGACGACCGAGACCCGGTTCACGCGTGAAATCAGTCTGAACATTCCGCTTGTGTCCGCCGCCATGGACACGGTGACCGAAAGTCGCCTCGCCATCGCCATGGCGCAAGCCGGCGGCCTGGGCATCCTGCACCGCAACCTCACCAACGAGGAGCAGGCCGACCAGGTTCGCGAGGTGAAGCGCTACGAAAGCGGCATGGTCATCAACCCGCTGACCATCCACCCCGATACGACCCTGGCCGAGATCCGCGAGATCAAGGCCCGCCGCAAGATCTCGGGCTTCCCGGTGGTCGAGCGCGGCTCGGGCAAGCTGGTCGGCATCCTGACCAACCGCGACATGCGCTTCGAGGGCGACGACAAGGTCCCGGCCTCGGCGCTGATGACCCGCGAGAACCTGATCACGGTTGCCGAAGGCATCGATCACCGCGAGGCGCGCGAGCTGCTTCGCAAGCACAAGATCGAACGCCTGATCGTCGTCGACGACGCCTATCGCGCCGTCGGCCTGATCACGGTGAAAGACATTGAGAAGGCCCAGGCTCACCCGCTGGCCGCCAAGGACGACAAGGGCCGCCTGCTGGTCGGCGCGGCCTCGACCGTCGGCGACGCCGGCTTCGAGCGCTCGATGGGCCTGGTGGACGCCGGCGTCGACGTCGTCGTCATCGACACCGCCCACGGCCATTCCAGCCAGGTCGCCCAGGCCGTCTCGCGCTTGAAGCGCGAGGCCAACCGCGTCCAGATCGTGGCCGGCAACATCGCCACCTACGACGCCGCCCGCGCCCTGATCGACGCCGGCGCCGACGCGGTGAAGGTGGGCATTGGCCCGGGCTCGATTTGCACCACCCGCATCGTCGCGGGCGTGGGCGTGCCGCAGCTGACCGCGATCATGGAGGCCGTGCGCGCGGGCAAGGAAGCTGGCGTGCCGATCATCGCCGACGGCGGCATCAAGTACTCGGGCGACCTGGCCAAGGCCATCGCGGCCGGGGCCTCGACCGCCATGATGGGCTCGATGTTCGCCGGCACCGAAGAGGCGCCGGGCGAGGTGTTCCTGTACCAGGGGCGCTCGTACAAGAGCTATCGCGGCATGGGCTCGGTGGGCGCCATGGCCCGCGGCTCGGCCGACCGCTACTTCCAGAAGGAAGTGACGGACAGCTTCAAGCTTGTGCCGGAAGGCATCGAGGGCCAGACCCCGTTCAAGGGGCCGATCTCGCCGGTGCTGCACCAGCTGGTCGGCGGCCTGCGCGCGGCCATGGGCTATGTCGGCGCGCCGACCATTCCCGAGCTGCAGAAGCGCGCCAAGTTCGTCCGGATCACGGGCGCTGGCCTGCGTGAGAGCCACGTCCACGACGTGATGATCACGCGCGAGGCCCCGAACTATCCGAGCGCGGTCTAG